Proteins encoded together in one Telopea speciosissima isolate NSW1024214 ecotype Mountain lineage chromosome 6, Tspe_v1, whole genome shotgun sequence window:
- the LOC122664426 gene encoding heterogeneous nuclear ribonucleoprotein Q-like isoform X6 — protein sequence MPPRASNKKGSPAAKRGPRGKKATATSPLGIVSDENKASESEVQLGVVKETKIVEVEEKEVSQEESDEGAKHDVAKEETAAAEVEDTKGSSEVEVSKGGREVDDSKVGGEVEDTERGGDGANNADANETASKDEEADKSGSDEEDNEEEEDPSVYMEAPLTDRKKEKEFEIFVGGLDKEAVEEDLIKIFGEFGEIQSARIVKHQTTQKSKGFAFIRYVTAEQAKKVLVELKDGIEVRGKRVGISPSQDNDTLYMGNICKTWTKEQVLETLKSLGIEQIEEIYLPNDPKNEGKSRGFALLELSTHSDAMAAFQRLRKPDAVFGCDRSAKVAFAQSSIRPSEEALSQVKTVFIEGLTDSWDEEKVKELCKQYGEIEKVQLSRNLGKKWKDFGFVTFTSRESAVACVEGINNAQVVEGDVKVKANLAKPQNKGRLAKQGARGGFKVEEGEKTEETGPSKMKGNAKSKGGGGKGKKTLPKLKNAKGGKPSKTQGSLDRSQGSGVPSRSERTNQQRNRQPPKGEKRGRRDMDTGYNDRSSKKARGNMHGRPPNNSFGSRRNKPQSGKPRPNYGAASTTYGNTYAQGYAASSSRYQGQLYGAASGSKRPYSDMEPHAGYLEPAANKQSRDAYGYGMRRPAGYDVQGSSGTAFGGVAPGSVVQPYVHNYANYGGYEGGRTSGSYVYPSSAAYPPRRAYY from the exons ATGCCTCCTCGAGCATCGAATAAAAAGGGTTCTCCAGCTGCAAAGAGGGGACCAAGGGGGAAGAAGGCTACAGCAACATCACCACTGGGGATTGTATCCGACGAAAACAAAGCTTCCGAATCGGAGGTTCAGTTGGGCGTTGTCAAGGAGACGAAGATTGTAGaagtagaagagaaggaagTTTCTCAAGAAGAAAG cgatgaag GTGCCAAACACGATGTAGCTAAAGAAGAGACTGCAGCTGCCGAAGTTGAAGACACCAAAGGAAGTAGCGAAGTTGAAGTTTCCAAAGGAGGTAGGGAAGTTGATGATAGCAAAGTAGGTGGAGAGGTTGAAGATACCGAAAGAGGTGGGGATGGAGCTAATAATGCTGATGCCAATGAAACTGCTAGTAAGGATGAAGAGGCTGATAAGAGTGGAAGTGATGAGGAAGAtaatgaagaggaagaagacccTTCTGTATATATGGAAGCTCCTCTCACAgacaggaaaaaagaaaaggagtttGAAATATTTGTTGGAGGACTGGACAAGGAGGCAGTTGAAGAAGATTTAATTAAAATCTTCGGGGAGTTTGGGGAAATTCAGTCGGCAAGGATAGTAAAGCATCAAACTACACAGAAAAGCAAAGGTTTTGCATTTATTCGGTATGTTACTGCTGAGCAAGCCAAAAAGGTCCTTGTCGAATTGAAGGATGGGATTGAG GTGAGAGGCAAGCGAGTTGGTATATCTCCGAGTCAGGACAATGATACGCTTTATATGGGCAATATTTGCAAGACATGGACAAAAGAGCAA GTACTTGAGACCCTGAAAAGCTTAGGAATTGAACAAATTGAGGAGATCTATCTACCAAATGATCCCAAGAATGAAGGCAAGAGCAGAGGTTTTGCTCTTCTGGAGCTTAGTACCCACTCTGATGCAATGGCAGCTTTTCAGCGGCTAAGGAAGCCAGATGCTGTCTTTGGCTGCGATAGAAGTGCTAAAGTTGCTTTTGCACAGTCTTCAATTCGTCCCAGTGAGGAAGCTCTTTCACAG GTTAAAACTGTATTCATCGAGGGTCTGACTGATTCTTGGGATGAAGAGAAGGTGAAGGAACTCTGCAAACAGTATGGTGAAATAGAAAAAGTTCAATTATCTCGGAATCTtggtaaaaaatggaaagacTTTGGTTTTGTAACATTCACTTCTCGAGAAAGTGCAGTAGCTTGCGTGGAGGGTATCAATAATGCTCAGGTTGTTGAGGGTGATGTCAAG GTCAAAGCAAACCTAGCAAAGCCTCAAAATAAGGGCCGGCTTGCGAAGCAGGGGGCTCGAGGTGGTTTCAAGGTTGAAGAGGGTGAAAAGACTGAAGAAACTGGCCCGTCAAAAATGAAAGGTAATGCCAAGTCCAAAGGGGGTGgagggaaggggaagaagactcTTCCCAAGCTTAAAAACGCGAAGGGAGGTAAACCATCTAAAACTCAGGGCAGTCTAGATCGAAGTCAGGGTAGTGGGGTACCATCCAGGTCAGAAAGAACAAATCAGCAGAGGAACAGACAACCTCCTAAAGGTGAGAAACGTGGTAGGAGAGACATGGACACTGGTTACAATGACCGGTCATCGAAGAAAGCACGTG GCAATATGCATGGTAGGCCACCAAACAATAGTTTTGGGAGTCGAAGGAACAAACCTCAATCTGGGAAGCCAAGGCCAAACTACGGTGCAGCTTCTACCACTTATGGGAATACTTATGCGCAGGGGTATGCTGCATCTTCATCTAGGTACCAAGGCCAACTGTATGGTGCTGCTTCTGGATCTAAGCGTCCGTACTCAGATATG GAACCTCATGCTGGATACCTTGAACCTGCTGCTAACAAACAAAGCCGGGATGCATATGGTTATGGCATGAGAAG ACCTGCTGGATATGATGTTCAAGGGAGCAGTGGTACTGCTTTTGGGGGAG TTGCTCCAGGATCTGTGGTCCAACCTTATGTTCACAATTATGCAAACTATGGTGGATACgag GGTGGTCGTACCAGTGGCAGTTATGTGTACCCTAGCAGTGCAGCATACCCACCTCGGCGGGCTTACTACTGA
- the LOC122664426 gene encoding heterogeneous nuclear ribonucleoprotein Q-like isoform X8, which yields MPPRASNKKGSPAAKRGPRGKKATATSPLGIVSDENKASESEVQLGVVKETKIVEVEEKEVSQEESDEGAKHDVAKEETAAAEVEDTKGSSEVEVSKGGREVDDSKVGGEVEDTERGGDGANNADANETASKDEEADKSGSDEEDNEEEEDPSVYMEAPLTDRKKEKEFEIFVGGLDKEAVEEDLIKIFGEFGEIQSARIVKHQTTQKSKGFAFIRYVTAEQAKKVLVELKDGIEVRGKRVGISPSQDNDTLYMGNICKTWTKEQVLETLKSLGIEQIEEIYLPNDPKNEGKSRGFALLELSTHSDAMAAFQRLRKPDAVFGCDRSAKVAFAQSSIRPSEEALSQVKTVFIEGLTDSWDEEKVKELCKQYGEIEKVQLSRNLGKKWKDFGFVTFTSRESAVACVEGINNAQVVEGDVKVKANLAKPQNKGRLAKQGARGGFKVEEGEKTEETGPSKMKGNAKSKGGGGKGKKTLPKLKNAKGGKPSKTQGSLDRSQGSGVPSRSERTNQQRNRQPPKGEKRGRRDMDTGYNDRSSKKARGNMHGRPPNNSFGSRRNKPQSGKPRPNYGAASTTYGNTYAQGYAASSSRYQGQLYGAASGSKRPYSDMEPHAGYLEPAANKQSRDAYGYGMRRPAGYDVQGSSGTAFGGGNAAFGGGWSYQWQLCVP from the exons ATGCCTCCTCGAGCATCGAATAAAAAGGGTTCTCCAGCTGCAAAGAGGGGACCAAGGGGGAAGAAGGCTACAGCAACATCACCACTGGGGATTGTATCCGACGAAAACAAAGCTTCCGAATCGGAGGTTCAGTTGGGCGTTGTCAAGGAGACGAAGATTGTAGaagtagaagagaaggaagTTTCTCAAGAAGAAAG cgatgaag GTGCCAAACACGATGTAGCTAAAGAAGAGACTGCAGCTGCCGAAGTTGAAGACACCAAAGGAAGTAGCGAAGTTGAAGTTTCCAAAGGAGGTAGGGAAGTTGATGATAGCAAAGTAGGTGGAGAGGTTGAAGATACCGAAAGAGGTGGGGATGGAGCTAATAATGCTGATGCCAATGAAACTGCTAGTAAGGATGAAGAGGCTGATAAGAGTGGAAGTGATGAGGAAGAtaatgaagaggaagaagacccTTCTGTATATATGGAAGCTCCTCTCACAgacaggaaaaaagaaaaggagtttGAAATATTTGTTGGAGGACTGGACAAGGAGGCAGTTGAAGAAGATTTAATTAAAATCTTCGGGGAGTTTGGGGAAATTCAGTCGGCAAGGATAGTAAAGCATCAAACTACACAGAAAAGCAAAGGTTTTGCATTTATTCGGTATGTTACTGCTGAGCAAGCCAAAAAGGTCCTTGTCGAATTGAAGGATGGGATTGAG GTGAGAGGCAAGCGAGTTGGTATATCTCCGAGTCAGGACAATGATACGCTTTATATGGGCAATATTTGCAAGACATGGACAAAAGAGCAA GTACTTGAGACCCTGAAAAGCTTAGGAATTGAACAAATTGAGGAGATCTATCTACCAAATGATCCCAAGAATGAAGGCAAGAGCAGAGGTTTTGCTCTTCTGGAGCTTAGTACCCACTCTGATGCAATGGCAGCTTTTCAGCGGCTAAGGAAGCCAGATGCTGTCTTTGGCTGCGATAGAAGTGCTAAAGTTGCTTTTGCACAGTCTTCAATTCGTCCCAGTGAGGAAGCTCTTTCACAG GTTAAAACTGTATTCATCGAGGGTCTGACTGATTCTTGGGATGAAGAGAAGGTGAAGGAACTCTGCAAACAGTATGGTGAAATAGAAAAAGTTCAATTATCTCGGAATCTtggtaaaaaatggaaagacTTTGGTTTTGTAACATTCACTTCTCGAGAAAGTGCAGTAGCTTGCGTGGAGGGTATCAATAATGCTCAGGTTGTTGAGGGTGATGTCAAG GTCAAAGCAAACCTAGCAAAGCCTCAAAATAAGGGCCGGCTTGCGAAGCAGGGGGCTCGAGGTGGTTTCAAGGTTGAAGAGGGTGAAAAGACTGAAGAAACTGGCCCGTCAAAAATGAAAGGTAATGCCAAGTCCAAAGGGGGTGgagggaaggggaagaagactcTTCCCAAGCTTAAAAACGCGAAGGGAGGTAAACCATCTAAAACTCAGGGCAGTCTAGATCGAAGTCAGGGTAGTGGGGTACCATCCAGGTCAGAAAGAACAAATCAGCAGAGGAACAGACAACCTCCTAAAGGTGAGAAACGTGGTAGGAGAGACATGGACACTGGTTACAATGACCGGTCATCGAAGAAAGCACGTG GCAATATGCATGGTAGGCCACCAAACAATAGTTTTGGGAGTCGAAGGAACAAACCTCAATCTGGGAAGCCAAGGCCAAACTACGGTGCAGCTTCTACCACTTATGGGAATACTTATGCGCAGGGGTATGCTGCATCTTCATCTAGGTACCAAGGCCAACTGTATGGTGCTGCTTCTGGATCTAAGCGTCCGTACTCAGATATG GAACCTCATGCTGGATACCTTGAACCTGCTGCTAACAAACAAAGCCGGGATGCATATGGTTATGGCATGAGAAG ACCTGCTGGATATGATGTTCAAGGGAGCAGTGGTACTGCTTTTGGGGGAGGTAATGCTGCTTTTGGTGGAG GGTGGTCGTACCAGTGGCAGTTATGTGTACCCTAG
- the LOC122664426 gene encoding heterogeneous nuclear ribonucleoprotein Q-like isoform X7: MPPRASNKKGSPAAKRGPRGKKATATSPLGIVSDENKASESEVQLGVVKETKIVEVEEKEVSQEESDEGAKHDVAKEETAAAEVEDTKGSSEVEVSKGGREVDDSKVGGEVEDTERGGDGANNADANETASKDEEADKSGSDEEDNEEEEDPSVYMEAPLTDRKKEKEFEIFVGGLDKEAVEEDLIKIFGEFGEIQSARIVKHQTTQKSKGFAFIRYVTAEQAKKVLVELKDGIEVRGKRVGISPSQDNDTLYMGNICKTWTKEQVLETLKSLGIEQIEEIYLPNDPKNEGKSRGFALLELSTHSDAMAAFQRLRKPDAVFGCDRSAKVAFAQSSIRPSEEALSQVKTVFIEGLTDSWDEEKVKELCKQYGEIEKVQLSRNLGKKWKDFGFVTFTSRESAVACVEGINNAQVVEGDVKVKANLAKPQNKGRLAKQGARGGFKVEEGEKTEETGPSKMKGNAKSKGGGGKGKKTLPKLKNAKGGKPSKTQGSLDRSQGSGVPSRSERTNQQRNRQPPKGEKRGRRDMDTGYNDRSSKKARGNMHGRPPNNSFGSRRNKPQSGKPRPNYGAASTTYGNTYAQGYAASSSRYQGQLYGAASGSKRPYSDMEPHAGYLEPAANKQSRDAYGYGMRRPAGYDVQGSSGTAFGGGNAAFGGAGWSYQWQLCVP, encoded by the exons ATGCCTCCTCGAGCATCGAATAAAAAGGGTTCTCCAGCTGCAAAGAGGGGACCAAGGGGGAAGAAGGCTACAGCAACATCACCACTGGGGATTGTATCCGACGAAAACAAAGCTTCCGAATCGGAGGTTCAGTTGGGCGTTGTCAAGGAGACGAAGATTGTAGaagtagaagagaaggaagTTTCTCAAGAAGAAAG cgatgaag GTGCCAAACACGATGTAGCTAAAGAAGAGACTGCAGCTGCCGAAGTTGAAGACACCAAAGGAAGTAGCGAAGTTGAAGTTTCCAAAGGAGGTAGGGAAGTTGATGATAGCAAAGTAGGTGGAGAGGTTGAAGATACCGAAAGAGGTGGGGATGGAGCTAATAATGCTGATGCCAATGAAACTGCTAGTAAGGATGAAGAGGCTGATAAGAGTGGAAGTGATGAGGAAGAtaatgaagaggaagaagacccTTCTGTATATATGGAAGCTCCTCTCACAgacaggaaaaaagaaaaggagtttGAAATATTTGTTGGAGGACTGGACAAGGAGGCAGTTGAAGAAGATTTAATTAAAATCTTCGGGGAGTTTGGGGAAATTCAGTCGGCAAGGATAGTAAAGCATCAAACTACACAGAAAAGCAAAGGTTTTGCATTTATTCGGTATGTTACTGCTGAGCAAGCCAAAAAGGTCCTTGTCGAATTGAAGGATGGGATTGAG GTGAGAGGCAAGCGAGTTGGTATATCTCCGAGTCAGGACAATGATACGCTTTATATGGGCAATATTTGCAAGACATGGACAAAAGAGCAA GTACTTGAGACCCTGAAAAGCTTAGGAATTGAACAAATTGAGGAGATCTATCTACCAAATGATCCCAAGAATGAAGGCAAGAGCAGAGGTTTTGCTCTTCTGGAGCTTAGTACCCACTCTGATGCAATGGCAGCTTTTCAGCGGCTAAGGAAGCCAGATGCTGTCTTTGGCTGCGATAGAAGTGCTAAAGTTGCTTTTGCACAGTCTTCAATTCGTCCCAGTGAGGAAGCTCTTTCACAG GTTAAAACTGTATTCATCGAGGGTCTGACTGATTCTTGGGATGAAGAGAAGGTGAAGGAACTCTGCAAACAGTATGGTGAAATAGAAAAAGTTCAATTATCTCGGAATCTtggtaaaaaatggaaagacTTTGGTTTTGTAACATTCACTTCTCGAGAAAGTGCAGTAGCTTGCGTGGAGGGTATCAATAATGCTCAGGTTGTTGAGGGTGATGTCAAG GTCAAAGCAAACCTAGCAAAGCCTCAAAATAAGGGCCGGCTTGCGAAGCAGGGGGCTCGAGGTGGTTTCAAGGTTGAAGAGGGTGAAAAGACTGAAGAAACTGGCCCGTCAAAAATGAAAGGTAATGCCAAGTCCAAAGGGGGTGgagggaaggggaagaagactcTTCCCAAGCTTAAAAACGCGAAGGGAGGTAAACCATCTAAAACTCAGGGCAGTCTAGATCGAAGTCAGGGTAGTGGGGTACCATCCAGGTCAGAAAGAACAAATCAGCAGAGGAACAGACAACCTCCTAAAGGTGAGAAACGTGGTAGGAGAGACATGGACACTGGTTACAATGACCGGTCATCGAAGAAAGCACGTG GCAATATGCATGGTAGGCCACCAAACAATAGTTTTGGGAGTCGAAGGAACAAACCTCAATCTGGGAAGCCAAGGCCAAACTACGGTGCAGCTTCTACCACTTATGGGAATACTTATGCGCAGGGGTATGCTGCATCTTCATCTAGGTACCAAGGCCAACTGTATGGTGCTGCTTCTGGATCTAAGCGTCCGTACTCAGATATG GAACCTCATGCTGGATACCTTGAACCTGCTGCTAACAAACAAAGCCGGGATGCATATGGTTATGGCATGAGAAG ACCTGCTGGATATGATGTTCAAGGGAGCAGTGGTACTGCTTTTGGGGGAGGTAATGCTGCTTTTGGTGGAG CAGGGTGGTCGTACCAGTGGCAGTTATGTGTACCCTAG